Part of the Oscillibacter hominis genome is shown below.
GGACCGGACCGGAAATCCTGGTCCGGATCGCGGACGACGGACCGGGCATCTCCGACGAGGCAAAGGGCCGGCTCTTCGATATGTTCTACACCGCGGACAACGCCCGCGGAGACGGCAGGCGGGGCCTGGGGCTGGGGCTCTCCCTCTGCAAATCCATCATCGCCGCACACGGCGGCGCCATTTCAGTGACCGACAACCAGCCCCACGGGGCGGTATTTTGCTTTACACTGCATGCATCGGAGGTGAACGCGCATGAATAAACCGCAGATTTTGGTGGTGGAGGACGACATGGCTGTGGGCAACCTGATCGCAACCACCCTGGAAACACAGAACTACCAGTATCACCGCGCCAAAAACGGGGCGGGCGCGGTAATGGACGCACTCTCCTACCGTCCGGACGTGGTGCTGCTGGACCTGGGGCTTCCGGATATGGACGGCGTGGAGGTCATCCGTAAAATCCGCGCCTGGAGCAATATGCCCATCATTGTGGTCTCCGCCCGCAGCGAGGACACCGACAAGGTGGCCGCCCTGGACGCGGGCGCAGACGACTACCTGACCAAGCCCTTTTCCGTGGAGGAACTGCTGGCGCGGCTTCGGGTGGCGCTGCGCAGGGTGCGCTACGACAGCGGAAAGACCAGCGAAGAGGCCGCCACCTATGAGAACGGGGCGCTGAAGATCGACTATGCCGCCGGATGCGCCTACCGCGGCGGGGCGGAAATCCACCTGACGCCCATCGAGTATAAGCTTC
Proteins encoded:
- a CDS encoding response regulator; its protein translation is MNKPQILVVEDDMAVGNLIATTLETQNYQYHRAKNGAGAVMDALSYRPDVVLLDLGLPDMDGVEVIRKIRAWSNMPIIVVSARSEDTDKVAALDAGADDYLTKPFSVEELLARLRVALRRVRYDSGKTSEEAATYENGALKIDYAAGCAYRGGAEIHLTPIEYKLLCLLAKNTGKVLTHNFILKEVWGSASASDTPSLRVFMATLRKKLEADPSHPQYIQTHIGVGYRMLRQKPECGRDG